CAGCCAGCCGGGTCGAGTATGAAATAGATAAAATCAAATCAAGGTTTCCCAGCCGGGAGGCCTTTAGTAAGGCTTTGTCACAAGAAGGAATCAGCGAAGCCGAATTGGCTAAGAGATATGAAGAGCGGTTAATGAAAGAAGCCTTGACCGCCCGTTCGGTGGAGTTGGAGCCTATTACTGAGGAAGATCTGGAAGAAAAACTAAAGGGACAGGATATTCAGATTCAGGTGAGGCAAATCCTGGTCAAAACCAAAGAAGAGGCCGACTCCATTGCTACCCAGGTAAAAGGAGGCGCCGATTTTCTGGAATTGGCTCAAGCCTTCTCTCTTTCTCCTGACCAGGGGGAGACCTTAGGATTCTTTTCCCGTGGGCAAATGGTGGCTGAATTTGAAACCGCGGCCTTTTCTCTGCCCGAGGGAGAGATAGGGATAGCTGAAACCGGCTTGGGATTTCATGTGATCGAATGTCTGGCCATAAGAAAGACCCCGGAAGAAGAGCTAGCCCGTCTGCGGGGAGAATGGCAGGCCCGTTTGTATAGGGAACGATTGGATCAAGCCCTGGAATCGTGGATTAAGGGACTTAAAGCAGGGGCTTATATTGACACTAGGTTATAGTCGGTTTCGAGTTTCGAGGAGGGAACACTTCCCGAACGTTCCAATTATTTCGACCACATGTAACCGTTCACCTCACCACGACTCTAATAAACCAGGACCTAAATGCCTATGAACTTCTATTGCTGCTCCAATTATCTGCTCTGTAAGTGCTTTTTCTAAAATCATTCTCCGTGTCTCTGTGGTGAACGATTACCTCGAAACTTAAAGTGAACCCGAAACCCGACGACCCGCAAGCGGGTGCCCCGAACTCGACGACCCGCAAGCGGGTGCCCCGAACCCGAAACTCGAAACCTATACTGGGAATCACGATGGGTGATGCAGCCGGGATTGGCCCTCAGATTATCCTTAAAGCCCTTTCCCGGAATTCACTTTATGAAGAGTGTCACCCGCTGGTTATCGGAAATATCAGTGTCCTTGAAGCGGCCCGGAAACTGATAGGCAGTCATATTGAGATTCATCCGGTAGAGAAGGTAGAAGCGTCTGGCTTTAATCTGAGTGGTATAAATTGCCTTAATCTTGACAACATCCACCCGAATCAGTTTAAGATAGGAGAAGTTAACCCTGTTTGTGGCAAAGCAGCCATTGATTATATCCAGGAAGCGGTCAGACTGGCTATGGCCGGAGAAATCTCGGCGGTGGTTACCTGTCCGATAAGCAAAGCCGCCATTAATCGGGCCGGTTTCCTATATCCAGGCCATACTGAGCTTCTGGCCCAATTAACCAACACCCGGTCAGTAGCTATGATGCTGGTGGCGGATAGGCTGCGGGTCATCCTGGTGACTATTCATCTTTCTCTAAAAAAGGCCATTCAGGGGATCAACCAGGGAAAAATTGTAAAGACCATTAGATTGGCTCATCGGGCCTTGAGTGCCTGGCTAAGGAAGGAACAACCTAAACTGGCGGTGGCCGGATTAAACCCCCATGCGGGTGAAGGCGGTCTTTTCGGTCGGGAAGAAATAGAAATTATTGCCCCGGCTATTGCCGAGGCTAAGGAGGGGGGGATAGAGGTTAGCGGTCCCTATCCGCCGGACACCGTCTTTTATCAGGCTTATCACGGGAAATTCGATGCCGTCATTGCCCTTTATCACGACCAGGGGCTGATTCCCATAAAGCTTTTGGCCTTTGATCGAGGGGTCAATGTTACCCTGGGGTTGCCCATTATTCGAACCTCGCCTGACCATGGAACAGCTTTCGATATTGCTCACAAGAATATAGCCAATCCCGAAAGCCTGATAGAAGCCATAAAGCTGGCTTGCCAAATGGCTGTTAAGAGATAGTTTCGAGTTAATGCCAAGTCCGGCCGTTGGGTTCTGTCTGGCCAATGGTCAGAATTCCTAACTCGAAACCCGAAACTCGAACAAGTGAACCCGAAACCCGACGACCCGCAAGCGGGTGCCCCGAACTCGAAACTCGCCAGGAAGAGTCGAGAAATTCTATCTAAGTATGGCCTTAGACTTAGAAAGAGCCTGGGACAGAATCTGCTGGTAGATGAAGGTATTTTTGAAGAAATAATAGCGGCCCTTGATCTTAGACAGGATGACTGGGTCCTGGAAATCGGTTCGGGCATAGGGTTTCTTACCTCTAAACTGGCCGAGAAGGCAGGTCGGGTGGTAGCCATTGAGATTGATCCTAAGTTAATCTTCCTTCTGAGGCAGGAGCTAAAAGATTTTACTAACCTTGACCTTATCGAAGCTGATATCTTGAAGGTCGACCTTGATCAATTAATGCGGCATGCAGAAGGCGGAAGGCAGAAGGCAGCCGCCAACTTGCCCTATTATATCACCTCTCCGGTGATTATGCATCTGTTGAAGTTTAAGCATAATTTTACTCGGTTAGTAATCATGGTCCAAAAGGAGGTAGGCAAGCGAATATTAAGCCGGCCGGGGACCAAAGACTACGGGGTGCTTTCTATTGCCGTGCAGTATCATACGGAGCCGCGGTTGGTGACTTATGTGGACAGGAAATCATTTTTCCCTTCACCGGCCGTTGATTCAATGGTGTTAACTCTGGACATCCTTGAGCAGCCCAGGGTTGGTCTCAAGGATGAAGGATTCTTCTTTAAGGTGGTTAAAGCCGCTTTTTCTCAGCGCCGGAAGATGCTGAGGGGGAGTCTGAGATCACTGGGGCTTGAAGGGCAGGTGATCATCGATCTATTGACTGAGTTGGGGATAGACCCGGCGAGAAGGGGAGAAACCTTGAGC
This portion of the bacterium genome encodes:
- a CDS encoding peptidylprolyl isomerase, with the translated sequence MRTLLLIFLLIVILWSLSDPGEARIIERIVAKVNKEVITLSELEEAVASARVLAQLTGEEPTESEILNQLIEDRLILVKAKEAGVTVTASRVEYEIDKIKSRFPSREAFSKALSQEGISEAELAKRYEERLMKEALTARSVELEPITEEDLEEKLKGQDIQIQVRQILVKTKEEADSIATQVKGGADFLELAQAFSLSPDQGETLGFFSRGQMVAEFETAAFSLPEGEIGIAETGLGFHVIECLAIRKTPEEELARLRGEWQARLYRERLDQALESWIKGLKAGAYIDTRL
- the pdxA gene encoding 4-hydroxythreonine-4-phosphate dehydrogenase PdxA, with the protein product MNPKPDDPQAGAPNSTTRKRVPRTRNSKPILGITMGDAAGIGPQIILKALSRNSLYEECHPLVIGNISVLEAARKLIGSHIEIHPVEKVEASGFNLSGINCLNLDNIHPNQFKIGEVNPVCGKAAIDYIQEAVRLAMAGEISAVVTCPISKAAINRAGFLYPGHTELLAQLTNTRSVAMMLVADRLRVILVTIHLSLKKAIQGINQGKIVKTIRLAHRALSAWLRKEQPKLAVAGLNPHAGEGGLFGREEIEIIAPAIAEAKEGGIEVSGPYPPDTVFYQAYHGKFDAVIALYHDQGLIPIKLLAFDRGVNVTLGLPIIRTSPDHGTAFDIAHKNIANPESLIEAIKLACQMAVKR
- the rsmA gene encoding 16S rRNA (adenine(1518)-N(6)/adenine(1519)-N(6))-dimethyltransferase RsmA; the protein is MNPKPDDPQAGAPNSKLARKSREILSKYGLRLRKSLGQNLLVDEGIFEEIIAALDLRQDDWVLEIGSGIGFLTSKLAEKAGRVVAIEIDPKLIFLLRQELKDFTNLDLIEADILKVDLDQLMRHAEGGRQKAAANLPYYITSPVIMHLLKFKHNFTRLVIMVQKEVGKRILSRPGTKDYGVLSIAVQYHTEPRLVTYVDRKSFFPSPAVDSMVLTLDILEQPRVGLKDEGFFFKVVKAAFSQRRKMLRGSLRSLGLEGQVIIDLLTELGIDPARRGETLSLEEFAAISDRIRQ